One segment of Deinococcus metalli DNA contains the following:
- a CDS encoding sulfite exporter TauE/SafE family protein, with product MMLAVIGVGLLAGVLGAILGLGGGVVVVPALEFVLPHFGRDITIQQAVAVSQIGVLAVGLSGAASYLQQGLVRARTGYLLSPYTIVGGAVGSFLGLVLPAQAVATVFAALLLYSAYNLLRGLKRVEVEREPSRLVPPAMTFAGIMSGLLGIGGGTVQVPVLNLLAGVPIRQAIATSTFIMGLTAVGNALVYQAGGLLDVRLAAGIGLGVLVGARAGAFLQSRIPAAQLKLFFSLLLIFTALQLLWKYWGHA from the coding sequence ATGATGCTCGCCGTGATCGGCGTGGGACTGCTGGCCGGGGTGCTGGGCGCGATCCTGGGGCTGGGGGGTGGAGTGGTGGTGGTGCCGGCGCTGGAGTTCGTGCTGCCGCATTTCGGGCGGGACATCACCATCCAGCAGGCGGTGGCGGTCAGTCAGATCGGGGTGCTGGCGGTGGGGCTGAGCGGCGCGGCCAGTTACCTGCAACAGGGGCTGGTGCGGGCGCGCACGGGCTACCTGCTGTCGCCGTACACCATCGTGGGGGGCGCAGTGGGCAGTTTCCTGGGGCTGGTGCTGCCGGCGCAGGCGGTGGCGACGGTATTCGCCGCGTTGCTGCTGTACTCGGCGTACAACCTGCTGCGCGGCCTGAAACGCGTGGAGGTCGAGCGCGAGCCGTCGCGGCTGGTGCCGCCCGCCATGACCTTTGCGGGCATCATGAGCGGCCTGCTGGGCATCGGTGGGGGCACGGTGCAGGTGCCGGTCCTCAACCTCCTGGCGGGCGTGCCGATCCGGCAGGCGATCGCCACGAGCACCTTCATCATGGGCCTGACGGCGGTGGGGAACGCGCTGGTGTATCAGGCGGGCGGCCTGCTGGACGTGCGGCTGGCCGCCGGGATCGGGCTGGGCGTGCTGGTGGGCGCGCGGGCGGGGGCGTTCCTGCAGAGCCGCATTCCGGCCGCGCAGCTCAAGCTGTTCTTCAGCCTGCTCCTGATCTTCACGGCGCTGCAACTGCTGTGGAAGTACTGGGGCCACGCGTGA